One region of Culex pipiens pallens isolate TS chromosome 2, TS_CPP_V2, whole genome shotgun sequence genomic DNA includes:
- the LOC120429202 gene encoding uncharacterized protein LOC120429202, with product MATSSLLSTIILITLLHIDPSSCFFRQRLIEYTANLVRFFQAQHTGHFQLLFYHVAPSTIPEDPILQQIFTALDDKLVPRTVLNTFESRWIHSERQSIPLVIVHVESTMLELPRWFNFTQMLLAVDSHTKVLVLTSFERAEVVLEVLLVPFQHTRTFNVALLSVDREIYVFYDFVRKSVKVLTEFPTFETFFPNPTRNLNGMRLIFLPAKIQMVSRCPSASDCFGYDMSLIEQVSDYVNASLSRLTLICDEGKECELDVIARLALDYLNCPFDIYADQVYFREKFENHAVRSPISINDAFLVPIGRPLNVVELFVLPFRFEVWTLLLCGLVVAKIASFFAAGGFQNDVLLLPICGFERFDLNQANRTEKVVIFSLIVFFFFMTNAYEAKFMALMTERPPAFEINTLDDILRMGLTVNAGRAKAELLPGYDFKYRFVEGANVTDDRLDGVSVYLLNDKKAKVALLRPVNWNFESNQPRYKMLDERLGLQISFYLLPVRSLIKPAFDHVQKVLYEAGVLQLWFWKMINMFYADGKPFARDIPEEGFAPTASIIKFSDLLPMWIALGLGFNPSKSCSKNSPKALVIRSQKTSNRQTHQFINRIKRAAGWDRPAGNESEETVKPGLRLSPTPEPT from the exons ATGGCCACATCGAGTCTTCTATCAACCATCATTTTGATAACACTTCTTCACATCGATCCAAGTTCCTGCTTCTTTCGTCAACGGCTCATCGAGTACACCGCAAATCTTGTCCGATTCTTCCAAGCTCAACATACAGGACACttccaacttttgttctacCACGTTGCTCCCAGTACCATTCCAGAAGATCCAATCCTGCAACAGATCTTCACCGCCCTAGACGACAAACTTGTCCCACGGACGGTTCTAAACACCTTCGAATCGCGCTGGATCCACTCGGAACGGCAATCGATCCCGCTGGTCATCGTCCACGTGGAGAGCACCATGCTGGAACTGCCACGCTGGTTCAACTTCACCCAGATGCTGCTGGCGGTGGACAGTCACACCAAAGTTCTGGTTCTGACCAGTTTCGAGCGTGCCGAagttgtgcttgaagttctgcTGGTTCCGTTCCAACATACTAGGACATTCAACGTTGCGCTTCTTTCAGTTGATCGAGAAATTTACGTGTTTTACGACTTTGTGAGGAAGAGTGTTAAGGTTTTGACGGAGTTTCCAACTTTTGAAACGTTTTTCCCGAATCCTACTCGGAATCTCAACGGAATGCGGCTGATATTCCTCCCGGCTAAGATCCAAATGGTATCGCGCTGTCCTTCGGCAAGTGATTGTTTTGGCTATGACATGAGCTTGATTGAGCAGGTATCAGACTACGTAAACGCTTCACTTTCACGATTAACGTTGATCTGTGATGAAGGAAAAGAGTGTGAACTTGACGTGATTGCCAGGTTGGCACTTGATTACCTCAACTGTCCGTTCGATATCTACGCGGATCAGGTGTATTTTCGGGAGAAGTTTGAAAATCATGCAGTCCGCTCGCCAATCTCGATAAACGATGCCTTTTTGGTTCCGATAGGTCGTCCACTCAACGTGGTGGAGCTGTTCGTTTTGCCGTTTCGGTTTGAAGTTTGGACCCTGTTGCTTTGTGGGCTAGTCGTGGCCAAAATCGCATCGTTCTTCGCAGCTGGAGGATTCCAGAACGACGTCCTTCTGCTACCGATCTGTGGATTTGAACGATTCGACTTGAACCAAGCGAACCGAACAGAAAAGGTGGTGATCTTCTCGTTGATCGTGTTCTTCTTCTTCATGACGAACGCTTACGAGGCCAAGTTCATGGCGCTGATGACGGAACGTCCTCCGGCGTTCGAAATCAACACGTTGGACGACATTCTACGCATGGGGCTGACGGTCAACGCAGGAAGGGCTAAAGCTGAACTCCTACCCGGGTATGACTTCAAGTATCGCTTCGTAGAAGGGGCGAACGTCACCGATGACCGTCTGGACGGTGTCAGCGTGTACTTGCTCAACGACAAGAAGGCTAAAGTGGCATTGCTACGCCCTGTGAATTGGAACTTTGAGTCGAATCAACCCCGGTACAAGATGCTGGATGAACGTCTTGGACTTCAAATTTCGTTCTACCTGCTGCCGGTGCGGAGTCTGATCAAGCCAGCTTTCGATCACGTTCAGAAGGTGTTGTATGAAGCCGGTGTACTTCAGCTGTGGTTTTGGAAGATGATCAACATGTTCTACGCCGATGGAAAGCCCTTTGCGAGGGACATCCCAGAGGAGGGATTTGCTCCAACGGCTTCGATTATCAAGTTTTCGGATTTGCTACCCATGTGGATTGCACTGGGACTGGGAT TTAATCCCTCCAAGAGTTGCTCGAAGAACAGCCCGAAAGCACTTGTAATCCGTTCTCAAAAA ACCTCCAACCGGCAGACCCACCAGTTCATTAACCGGATAAAGAGAGCAGCCGGGTGGGACCGGCCGGCCGGCAACGAATCGGAAGAAACCGTAAAGCCTGGGCTCCGGCTTAGCCCAACGCCGGAACCAACGTAA